The genomic region CATCACCACCAACGTCTCGCTGCCCGGACGGTTTGTCGTGCTGGTGCCCGACGACAGCCACGTGCGCGTTTCCAAGCGCATCGCCAACTGGGCCGAGCGCAAGCGGCTGAAGACCATCCTCGAGCCGCTGCGTCCGCAGGGCTGCGGCCTCATTGCCCGCACCGAGGCCGAAGGCGGCAACGAGAAGGAATTCAAAAACGACATCAAGCAGTTGCTGAAGACCTGGAAGGGGATCGTCAAGGACTTCGAAAAGAAGACCGCCCCCGCCTGCATCTACCGCGAAACCGACATCACCGGCGCGATGATGCGCGACATCTTCTCCGAGGATGTCGAACGGCTGATCGTCGACGACAAGAAGCTCTACAAGGAGATGGTCTCCTACTGCAAGCAGGTCGCGCCGGAACTGAAGGACCGCATCGAACTCTACGAGGGCGAGGTGCCGACGTTCGATCTCTATGGCATCGAATCGGAAATCGAGAAGATGATGGAGCGCAAGGTCTGGTTTAAGCGCGGCAGTTATCTGGTGATCGACCAGACCGAGGCGATGGTGACCATCGACGTCAACACCGGACGGTTCGTGGGAAAGACCAATCAGGAGGACACGATCCTGCGCGCCAACCTGCAGGCGGCGCAGGAGGTGGCGCGGCAGGTGCGCCTGCGCGACATCGGCGGCCTGATTATCGTCGACTTCATCGACATGATGCACCATTCCAACCGCAAGCGGGTTTACGAGGAATTCAAACTGGCCTTCGCCCGCGACCGCGCCAAGAACGCGATCGCGCCGATCTCGGAGTTCGGCTTAATCGAAATGACCCGCCAGCGAATCCGTCCGCAGTTCATGCTCGCGCTCACCGACCCCTGTCCGACCTGCGAGGGAACCGGACGCGTCCTCTCGCCGGACACCGTCGCCGCCAAACTCGAACGCTGGTTCGACCGCGCCCGTGCCGCCACCAACATCAAGCGCTTCCGGCTGATCGTCCATCCCACCCAGGCCGAGTATCTTCTGGCCGACAAAGAGGCGTGGCTCAAACGGATCAAGAAGTCCAGCAAGTCGGACATCACCGTCGAGACCGATGGCCTGCTCGGCCCGGACAAGTACCGGATCGTGTCGGTCGACGATGGCATCGACCTGACCGACGCCTTCCATCCGCGCACCACACGCCAAAGCGGATAGCGTCGCCGCCTCACGTCGCGGCTGTAGAAGCGGCTCTGGAGCCGCGTCACAATGTGTCAAAGGCCAGGGCGCCAATCGGATGATTGGCGCCCTGTGAATTCCGGGAGCAGGTCTCAGGCCCGCCCCGACGGATCGTGAATGATTGGTGCAGGTACACACCTATCTGACAAAACTCCCATATCCGTCATCCCAAGACCCGGCGCTCTTTGCCGGGTCTTGGGATCCTTGTTGCTTTGCTCATCGGCGGAGTCGTGCGCTTCCGGGACGCGGTTCAAGCGCCGCCTCTACGATGTGCGTACGGCGCGATTCGGTGGCGCAGACAAAACGGCCCCGCGCTTGTGCGCGGGGCCGTTGGTCAAGACCAAGCGGATGGCGGATCAAAACTCGCCGGGCAGCTGGTAGCGGAAGTCCTGCACGTTGGCGTCGGCGCGGAGCTTGTCATACCACTGCTGGAAGAGCATCTGCTTTTTGTTGTCCAGCGCCGCGGTCATGATCGAATCGCGCTTGTCGACGTACAGTTGCGGGTCGGCCGGCGAATGCTCTATCAAT from bacterium harbors:
- a CDS encoding Rne/Rng family ribonuclease, encoding MQLPPVKKEIIINVGDTETRIAVLEDGKLVELSYERPDDIKLAGNIYKGVVESVLPGMQAAFVHIGEERTAFLHSSDIGKMGDDEYESDLDDEAETKRELIKKERHTAIEEVVKKNQVILVQVIKEPLGAKGARITTNVSLPGRFVVLVPDDSHVRVSKRIANWAERKRLKTILEPLRPQGCGLIARTEAEGGNEKEFKNDIKQLLKTWKGIVKDFEKKTAPACIYRETDITGAMMRDIFSEDVERLIVDDKKLYKEMVSYCKQVAPELKDRIELYEGEVPTFDLYGIESEIEKMMERKVWFKRGSYLVIDQTEAMVTIDVNTGRFVGKTNQEDTILRANLQAAQEVARQVRLRDIGGLIIVDFIDMMHHSNRKRVYEEFKLAFARDRAKNAIAPISEFGLIEMTRQRIRPQFMLALTDPCPTCEGTGRVLSPDTVAAKLERWFDRARAATNIKRFRLIVHPTQAEYLLADKEAWLKRIKKSSKSDITVETDGLLGPDKYRIVSVDDGIDLTDAFHPRTTRQSG